In a genomic window of Balaenoptera ricei isolate mBalRic1 chromosome 3, mBalRic1.hap2, whole genome shotgun sequence:
- the LOC132363881 gene encoding PPP2R1A-PPP2R2A-interacting phosphatase regulator 1-like — MAQEKMELDLELPPGTVGSPAEGGGSGGGGGGLRRSNSAPLIHGLSDTSPVFQAEAPSARRNSTTFPNRHGLLLPASPVRMHSSRLHQIKQEEGMDLINRETVHEREVQNAMQISHSWEESFSLSDNEVEKSASPKRIDFIPVSPAPSPTRGIGKQCFSPSLQSFVSSNGLPPSPIPSPTTRFTTRRSQSPINCIRPSVLGPLKRKCEMETEYQPKRFFQGITNMLSSDVAQLSDPGVCVSSDTLDGNSSSAGSSCNSPAKVSTTTDSPVSPAQAASPFIPVDELSSK, encoded by the coding sequence ATGGCTCAGGAGAAGATGGAGCTGGACCTGGAGCTGCCTCCGGGCACGGTTGGGAGCCCGGCGGagggcggcggcagcggcggcggcggcgggggcctCAGGAGGTCTAACAGCGCCCCCCTGATCCACGGCCTCAGTGACACTTCGCCGGTGTTCCAGGCCGAGGCGCCGAGCGCCAGGCGAAACAGCACAACGTTCCCGAACCGCCACGGCCTGCTACTACCGGCCTCCCCCGTCCGCATGCACAGCAGCCGCTTGCACCAGATCAAACAGGAGGAGGGCATGGACTTGATCAATCGAGAGACCGTCCACGAGCGCGAGGTGCAGAACGCAATGCAGATAAGCCACTCCTGGGAGGAAAGTTTCAGCCTGAGTGACAACGAAGTGGAGAAATCCGCCTCCCCGAAACGCATCGATTTCATTCCGGTGTCGCCAGCACCGTCACCCACCCGGGGAATTGGGAAGCAGTGTTTTTCACCATCCTTGCAAAGTTTTGTGAGTAGCAATGGATTGCCTCCAAGTCCTATTCCCAGCCCAACGACCCGATTTACTACCCGGAGAAGCCAGAGTCCAATTAATTGCATTAGACCAAGTGTTCTTGGAccattgaaaagaaaatgtgaaatggaAACTGAATATCAGCCAAAGAGATTTTTCCAGGGCATCACCAACATGCTTTCTTCTGACGTTGCACAGCTGTCAGATCctggtgtgtgtgtatcttccgATACCCTTGATGGAAACAGCAGCAGTGCCGGATCTTCTTGTAATTCACCAGCGAAAGTCAGCACTACCACCGACTCTCCTGTGTCACCTGCCCAAGCGGCCTCTCCATTTATTCCAGTAGATGAACTTTCATCTAAGTGA